One genomic segment of Sander lucioperca isolate FBNREF2018 chromosome 10, SLUC_FBN_1.2, whole genome shotgun sequence includes these proteins:
- the LOC116049295 gene encoding uncharacterized protein LOC116049295 isoform X1 produces MQSPTQSNCGPNPVTTATTEQPLDTETEDPPAQSEPDTQEKENEPAGTATVVSPQENGIGLLTAETPANMAVTQSVENEPAVQPLTEPSVDTAGMETSSASKSSAPTEPVPDTNANLGCGEQKAKKQNTGIRDGRKYVPSKKAMVDPLKMDMSKPLVMPLTSSQLSLQCIECHIIFSDHKSKERHLKLSHPAEYEQCILRNALFACYVCDRHFTNSTELMIHQKAHTEKKPFKCPICGQAFNKSSELTLHKKIHFGQDGYACADCGKPCKTMTLLKYHRRTHTGERPYVCKECGKRFTMSKALQKHMVSHLPEGAEGDGGDTTAKAPLKKDNGASTIKYPCSVCKSTFKSTKTRLHHMKTKHNVLPAAASKTLPAGQQVKQSTPIITPISFCQPALLQMEPNGPLQKVDANIDTEQLRRLIESLGNVQKVNQVVILGQVPPHAPPLEVQQISQLIETGNFNLNPPQIDFLGLKQPESKIVELDPSNNTCYSMEQTIILEPITPDEQLENPSFSELGSHIAAGANMELTFNQTQHTEGPEGEVMHQILQQPDISAIQSDAMDQMVCQNEVEENLEQTVILELIPTVELEQSQTVPQNDILSSLVPTTDLEKTADQTVLDEQDTSLSAPPLMTTVELELTPLQTEQQVLPSCPFVTPDTLTQTPSESETNLKEKVDSQIQTVSLDQGHPVMDGAAPQETQEQAEEPSEQEPSEKLLVDSKTDQEQVENLSEVEVPPAKEEVPSHLGTKQVPQMSELPINVMSAQELVKVRKRKPSRAFIFQGYMQELVGSIYKDDLQIDATPAKRKRTKKSHLVVKFGPQSKEKKNKKQKKPSQQRQPTQKEGIRGPTQTTNLSEKKVPSQKKGRKGKRDKKAGHLVSTAEIKSPSSTQDPQVQQIKEDTRKKNMKRQKEGAREGVTHICEHKTVASPAFKKKKQTKLIRKDQPKNAKDGKRKKNLTRNLAQEENVNTKTSAASADMPGPHITQDALLLLKGHKQPQLKVYKLDPSKASGQKQEASPNEAQTMSQQRKSNKCKHSTIESTNSLTTEGKKKGGRPKKNQKAPSLLSSLQASRQAPETLPTKPKTTRKRKASAKVETEGVITSHSKRALECKDCGQRFSEVSSLQKHKTTVHIVESPGLTYTNGNIFEGVSRLDLYQLPKQHGKVVGVMHAATDWDTEPEMAEMALEERERSVSFPALIPSPSLPVPPSDVEVSAYENKTRSKTGPNDQSYTSPEVRSPSDQFKTCEAPPNFPSECPLSTSTQTTSLDTGEPLASDEDKQEEGTLRNPSSESEVQGTTHEDIKEDLLFEVDLVTVGEQNERDEPTSHEATFSQNESNGTCNSEGGSTDKLPGQISNEITTGKTLTSQTVSCSTHQVDIKEEEEEMLVQKKKGEKGSFFRNGGRSTGRLKRDPISKRVSVGDTIGETESEKEQDDEKRPISSDSEMNDEGETCTKTSQTETSPETNKATAPATPLPSMPSTLEESPEERVVFELESVTTSVEEAMDVRGLQGGEEHDRDADQSPVIILEKFLTSRQTATADKEPCLMTARNNHRQGLDCIAENEAPGSQEIKVEENMSEPPLVAPTCQNRQSASVQPQHHRDVRTVLVKEESSLVLNEAQDTQGSRHIRWNVEPVNIENTSSPLMESGETTRKEGCVTPEFNTNQCIFYPVKEEEREVLLGAVQTNSGDLTMGPPSDAQQTEHQAADSNLDEWSPSALDYQELRVRGLLSDPGVSDFADGQAESDTEWQHPQDLRDFLLQSSDEEDVGGFELSDPQLDSEAEVMAYFYKNQKNTTWQPDEMSENLPTSTSQLQTPREENRIREPIDYFSKYFGWDTWVEIAHCTNKLSNMPKPFTAREVARFVGIHIAMGTLKFPSPRLYWEDLTKVPLIADAMPFSRFLELSRMLKLASLVKDPVNSNVQEGRHDIDFQNAQQGKTLSSRQSEMCQRSDGQRQGDTPTDQNSSKTETDPLWKAQPLLCRFKAGCQSLRREGDYAVDQYPLPLTGKMHNKKLSLNCTTLIGFGGLLLHVDLKLGMSGKEDAVEKMVPKGSMVFLCKQELSTPAMLERLLVAGVHGAGRVGGARGQIGDEFVSSDGKLMLRRSHCGFILSTAGNGQRNMASLIDNFEMAQMSAHLNRDLLNLYSIPLTASAPTCWPQAVLWYLTDLALVNSWLLHRQEHRAASAHLTLMAFRLEVSKALILSSGSDTQDSVSPQPPKDTAHATNETPNPSLVEESPLPDAATRYDGSGHWPEQLGEGEGGRCRFGDCQRTSRVLCLKCCVFLCISRNHNCFLNFHNQGSLGKE; encoded by the exons ATGCAGAGTCCGACCCAGTCAAACTGCGGGCCAAACCCTGTGACCACAGCAACCACAGAGCAACCACTGGACACAGAGACTGAAGATCCGCCAGCACAGAGTGAACCAGATACACAAGAAAAGGAGAATGAACCTGCCGGGACTGCAACAGTAGTCTCGCCACAGGAAAATGGGATAGGGTTGCTAACAGCAGAAACACCTGCAAATATGGCAGTCACACAATCAGTGGAGAATGAGCCTGCTGTTCAGCCACTAACAGAGCCCTCAGTTGACACTGCAGGGATGGAGACAAGCTCTGCTTCGAAGTCAAGTGCCCCCACAGAACCGGTACCTGACACAAATGCAAATCTTGGGTGTGGTGAGcaaaaggcaaagaaacaaAATACAGGTATCCGTGATGGTAGGAAATATGTTCCTTCCAAGAAGGCCATGGTAGATCCTCTGAAGATGGACATGTCCAAACCACTGGTTATGCCTCTCACAT CGTCTCAGCTCTCCCTGCAGTGCATCGAGTGCCACATAATCTTCAGTGATCACAAGAGCAAAGAGCGTCACCTGAAGTTGAGCCACCCAGCAGAATATGAACAGTGCATTCTTAGGAACGCTCTTTTCGCCTGTTACGTTTGTGACCGCCACTTCACAAACTCCACCGAGCTCATGATCCACCAGAAAGCCCACACAGAGAAGAAACCCTTCAAGTGTCCAATCTGTGGCCAGGCCTTCAACAAGTCATCAGAGCTCACCCTTCATAAAAAAATTCATTTTGGCCAGGACGGTTATGCCTGCGCTGACTGTGGCAAACCTTGCAAAACGATGACATTGCTGAAGTATCACCGCCGCACACACACTGGAGAGAGGCCGTATGTTTGCAAGGAGTGTGGAAAGAGGTTCACTATGTCCAAAGCTCTGCAGAAACATATGGTGTCACACTTGCCGGAGGGAGCTGAAGGAGATGGGGGAGACACCACAGCTAAAGCACCACTCAAGAAAGATAATG GTGCTTCTACAATAAAGTACCCTTGTTCGGTTTGCAAGTCCACTTTCAAGAGTACCAAGACACGTCTACATCACATGAAAACTAAGCACAATGTGTTGCCTGCTGCAGCCAGTAAGACCCTACCAGCTGGGCAGCAAGTGAAACAAAGTACACCCATTATTACTCCAATATCTTTTTGCCAACCAGCTTTACTACAGATGGAGCCCAATGGACCTCTGCAAAAGGTTGATGCCAATATTGACACAGAACAGCTTCGCAGACTTATTGAATCTTTGGGAAATGTGCAGAAAGTGAACCAAGTTGTCATATTGGGGCAGGTTCCACCTCATGCCCCACCACTGGAAGTGCAGCAGATATCACAACTGATAGAAACAGGGAATTTTAATCTCAATCCACCACAGATAGATTTTCTAGGACTGAAACAGCCAGAATCTAAAATAGTTGAATTGGACCCTTCAAATAACACATGTTATTCAATGGAGCAAACAATTATACTGGAACCTATTACGCCAGATGAACAGTTGGAAAACCCATCTTTCTCAGAACTAGGTTCCCACATAGCAGCAGGTGCAAATATGGAGCTAACATTCAATCAGACTCAACATACAGAGGGACCGGAGGGAGAGGTCATGCATCAGATCCTTCAACAGCCCGATATTAGTGCAATTCAGTCTGATGCTATGGATCAAATGGTTTGTCAGAATGAGGTAGAGGAAAACCTTGAGCAAACAGTCATATTAGAACTTATACCAACTGTGGAGCTGGAACAATcccaaactgtcccacaaaatgATATCCTGTCCTCTCTGGTACCAACCACTGACCTGGAGAAGACTGCGGATCAGACTGTATTAGATGAGCAGGACACCAGCCTGTCAGCCCCACCACTTATGACTACAGTTGAGCTGGAGCTGACACCTTTACAAACCGAGCAACAGGTCCTTCCTTCTTGCCCTTTTGTTACACCAGACACACTTACACAAACTCCAAGTGAATCTGAAACTAATCTCAAAGAAAAGGTTGATTCACAGATTCAAACAGTAAGTCTAGATCAGGGCCACCCAGTGATGGATGGAGCTGCCCCACAAGAGACACAGGAACAAGCTGAAGAACCATCTGAACAAGAACCATCTGAGAAATTGCTGGTAGATAGCAAGACGGATCAGGAGCAGGTGGAGAACCTGTCTGAAGTAGAGGTTCCACCTGCAAAAGAAGAGGTTCCATCACACTTAGGGACCAAGCAGGTGCCACAGATGTCAGAGTTACCCATAAATGTAATGTCAGCTCAAGAACTGGTGAAAGTGCGGAAAAGAAAGCCTAGCAGGGCATTTATCTTTCAAGGATATATGCAAGAACTGGTTGGTTCCATATACAAGGATGATTTACAAATTGATGCCACACCTGCCAAAcggaaaagaacaaaaaagtcTCACCTTGTTGTTAAATTTGGTCCACAAAgcaaagagaagaaaaacaagaaacagaagaaGCCATCACAGCAGCGTCAGCCAACACAGAAAGAAGGGATAAGAGgtccaacacaaacaacaaatctCTCAGAGAAAAAGGTACCGTCACAGAAGAAGGGAAGAAAGGGAAAAAGGGACAAGAAAGCGGGACATTTGGTATCTACGGCTGAAATAAAATCACCTTCATCAACCCAGGACCCACAAGTGCAACAAATCAAAGAggatacaagaaaaaaaaatatgaaaaggcAAAAAGAAGGGGCCAGGGAGGGTGTGACACACATATGTGAGCACAAAACTGTAGCCTCACctgcatttaaaaagaaaaaacaaacaaaactaatCCGAAAAGACCAGCCCAAGAATGCAAAGGATGGGAAGCGAAAGAAAAACCTGACAAGAAACCTGGCACAAGAGGAAAATGTCAATACAAAAACAAGCGCAGCTTCAGCAGACATGCCTGGACCACACATAACGCAAGACGCTCTACTTCTACTGAAAGGTCATAAACAGCCTCAACTGAAAGTTTACAAGTTAGACCCTTCAAAGGCATCAGGTCAGAAACAGGAGGCATCTCCTAATGAGGCCCAAACAATGTCCCAACAGAGGAAAAGTAACAAATGCAAACATTCAACAATTGAGTCTACAAATAGTCTCACCACAGAAGGTaagaaaaaaggaggaagacCCAAAAAGAACCAAAAAGCTCCTTCATTGTTGTCCTCGCTACAGGCTTCCCGTCAAGCACCTGAGACGCTGCCCACCAAGCCAAAGACCACCAGGAAACGTAAAGCCTCCGCAAAAGTGGAGACTGAAGGAGTGATAACTTCTCATTCCAAGCGTGCCTTAGAGTGTAAGGACTGTGGGCAAAGATTTAGCGAAGTCTCATCCCTTCAAAAGCACAAGACAACGGTGCATATCGTAGAAAGTCCCGGTCTCACTTACACCAATGGGAACATCTTTGAAGGCGTCTCCAGATTGGATCTTTACCAGCTTCCAAAACAGCACGGTAAGGTTGTTGGAGTGATGCATGCTGCTACAGACTGGGATACTGAGCCGGAGATGGCAGAGATGGCATTAGAGGAGAGAGAGCGAAGTGTCTCTTTTCCAGCTTTGATTCCATCTCCATCTTTACCTGTTCCTCCTTCAGATGTTGAAGTGAGTGCCTATGAAAATAAGACTAGAAGTAAAACAGGACCAAATGATCAGTCTTATACCTCTCCAGAAGTTCGCTCACCATCTGATCAATTCAAAACCTGTGAGGCCCCTCCAAACTTCCCATCTGAATGTCCTTTAAGTACCTCTACTCAGACAACGAGTTTGGACACAGGAGAGCCTTTGGCATCAGATGAGGACAAGCAAGAAGAAGGTACACTAAGGAATCCCAGTTCAGAATCTGAAGTCCAGGGTACCACACATGAAGACATTAAGGAGGATTTACTTTTTGAGGTAGACTTAGTCACTGTTGGGGAGCAGAATGAAAGGGATGAACCAACCTCTCATGAAGCCACTTTTTCTCAAAACGAATCCAATGGAACCTGCAATTCTGAGGGTGGAAGCACTGACAAACTTCCTGGGCAAATTAGCAATGAAATAACAACTGGAAAAACTCTAACTTCACAGACTGTGTCATGCTCCACTCATCAAGTGGATAtcaaagaagaggaggaagaaatgTTAGTCCagaagaaaaaaggagaaaaaggaTCTTTTTTTAGGAATGGTGGTAGATCAACAGGACGTCTAAAACGGGACCCAATATCAAAGAGAGTTTCAGTTGGAGATACGATCGGAGAAACAGAATCGGAGAAAGAACAGGATGACGAGAAACGTCCCATCAGCTCTGATTCAGAAATGAATGACGAAGGCGAGACCTGCACAAAGACTTCACAGACAGAGACCAGTCCTGAGACCAACAAAGCAACTGCTCCTGCCACACCTTTGCCTTCCATGCCCTCTACATTAGAGGAATCTCCTGAAGAGCGAGTAGTGTTTGAGCTGGAGTCGGTTACCACTAGTGTTGAGGAGGCAATGGATGttagaggactgcagggagGAGAGGAACATGACAGGGATGCTGACCAATCGCCAGTCATCATACTTGAAAAGTTCCTCACCTCTAGACAAACAGCGACGGCTGACAAGGAGCCGTGCCTGATGACAGCGAGGAACAATCACAGACAG GGTTTGGACTGCATTGCTGAAAATGAAGCCCCTGGGAGCCAGGAGATCAAGGTTGAAGAGAATATGTCAGAACCACCACTGGTTGCACCCACCTGTCAAAACAGACAGAGTGCAAGTGTGCAGCCACAGCACCATCGTGATGTAAGAACTGTTCTGGTGAAGGAGGAGAGCAGCCTCGTGCTAAATGAGGCTCAGGACACGCAGGGCAGCAGACACATCCGATGGAATGTGGAGCCAGTCAACATTGAAAACACCTCCAGTCCAT TAATGGAGAGTGGGGAGACAACAAGGAAGGAAGGTTGCGTCACCCCGGAGTTCAACACCAACCAGTGTATCTTCTACCCagtaaaggaggaggagagggaggttCTACTGGGAGCTGTTCAGACCAACAGTGGGGATTTAACAATGGGACCACCCAGTGATGCCCAGCAGACGGAACATCAAGCAGCAGATAGTAATTTAG ATGAATGGAGCCCTTCTGCACTAGACTACCAGGAATTGAGAGTGAGAGGACTATTGTCAGACCCAGGGGTCAGTGACTTTGCAGATGGACAAG CTGAGTCAGACACTGAGTGGCAGCATCCACAAGACCTCCGGGACTTTCTCCTCCAGAGTTCTGATGAAGAGGACGTGGGTGGCTTTGAATTGTCTGATCCTCAGCTTGACTCAGAAGCAGAAGTAATGGCCTATTTCTACAAGaaccaaaaaaacacaacatggcAGCCagatgaaatgtcagaaaa TTTGCCAACTTCAACGAGCCAGCTCCAAACACCAAGAGAGGAAAACAGGATCAGAGAGCCCATTGACTACTTCTCCAAGTATTTTGGTTGGGATACCTGGGTAGAAATTGCCCATTGCACAAATAAACTATCCAATATGCCCAAACCTTTCACAGCCAGAGAGGTTGCACGGTTTGTTGGCATCCACATTGCAATGGGAACTTTAAAG TTTCCCAGTCCGAGGCTCTACTGGGAGGACTTGACTAAGGTGCCCTTGATTGCTGACGCCATGCCATTTTCCCGTTTCCTCGAGCTGTCTCGCATGTTGAAGCTTGCCTCTCTTGTAAAGGATCCAGTCAACAGTAATGTTCAGGAAGGAAGACATGATATTGACTTTCAAAATGCACAGCAAGGTAAAACTCTTTCAAGCAGGCAAAGTGAAATGTGTCAGCGCAGTGACGGGCAGAGGCAAGGGGACACGCCAACTGACCAGAACAGTTCAAAAACAGAGACTGATCCCCTGTGGAAGGCTCAGCCATTATTGTGCCGTTTCAAAGCAGGGTGCCAGTCACTAAGACGAGAGGGTGATTATGCAGTTGACCAATATCCACTTCCTTTGACTGGGAAGATGCACAATAAGAAACTATCTCTTAACTGTACTACATTAATTGGATTTGGCGGTTTGCTCTTACATGTGGATCTTAAGTTGGGTATGTCGGGCAAAGAAGATGCTGTAGAAAAAATGGTTCCCAAAGGTAGTATGGTGTTTCTATGCAAACAGGAACTCTCCACCCCTGCTATGCTCGAGCGTTTGTTAGTTGCTGGGGTTCATGGTGCAGGAAGGGTAGGAGGAGCCCGAGGACAGATCGGGGATGAGTTTGTAAGCTCAGACGGGAAGCTGATGTTACGTAGATCACACTGTGGCTTCATACTTTCTACCGCGGGAAATGGCCAGAGGAACATGGCTTCACTCATTGACAACTTTGAGATGGCCCAGATGTCAGCTCATCTCAACAGAGATTTGCTGAATCTTTACTCTATCCCTCTCACTGCCTCGGCCCCAACCTGCTGGCCTCAAGCGGTACTCTGGTACCTAACAGATCTGGCGTTGGTCAACTCCTGGCTCCTACACAGACAGGAACACAGGGCAGCATCTGCACATTTGACTCTCATGGCCTTCAGATTGGAGGTGTCCAAGGCTTTGATCCTCTCCAGCGGCTCTGACACCCAGGACTCAGTTTCTCCTCAACCCCCCAAAGATACGGCTCATGCAACAAATGAAACCCCCAATCCCAGCCTGGTTGAGGAGAGTCCTCTGCCAGATGCAGCCACACGGTACGATGGTTCAGGCCACTGGCCAGAGCAACTTGGGGAGGGAGAAGGGGGCAGGTGTCGCTTTGGGGACTGTCAGAGAACATCTCGAGTGCTATGTCTTAAGTGCTGTGTCTTTCTTTGTATCTCGCGCAACCACAACTGCTTTTTGAATTTCCATAATCAAGGGAGTTTGGGAAAAGAGTAG